GAAATTAAAGCAACATCTGCTTTTCTAATAGAAAATATTCCTACAGTAACCACTCCGGGTATATTATTAATTTTTTTTTCTATTTTTACAGGATCTTTTAAAAAAAGGTTATATACGTCTATAATAATATTATTATAATCAGTAAAAAAATTTTTTCTTAATACTGGATAACCACCCAACTCAATTATTTTTTTTTTTACAAAAGAATAAGAAATAGAAATAATTTCTATAGGAACTGGATTATTTTTTCCTAAAATACTTACTTTTTTAGTAAAATCCGCTATACAAACAAAAGTTTTTGACATACCTGCTAAAATTTTTTCTCCTGTAAGAGCTCCTCCTCCTCCTTTTATCATTTGCATATTATCATTTATTTCATCAGTGCCATCTATATAAATTTCTATATTATCTATTTCTCTAGAATCAAATATTTTTATATTATATTTTTTTAAATAAAAACTAGAAATTTTAGAACTAGAAACAACACCTCTTATAAAATTAGAAACTTTTTTTAATTGCTTTATAAAAGTTATAACAGTACTACCTGTCCCTATTCCTAAAATAGAATCTTTAGTAATATATTTTAATGCAGCAATAGAAGACATCTTTTTTAATTTTTTTATATTCATAAAAATAGTCTTACAAGAAAAACGTTAAAAAATTGAAAATATAAAAATATAAAAAACTGGGGCACCTGGATTCGAACCAGGGATCCCGGTATCAAAAACCGATGCCTTAACCACTTGGCTATACCCCAAAAAACAAAATTTTATAAATAAAATACGGAGAGCGAGATTTGAACTCGCATGCTTTAAAAGCGTCAGAACCTAAATCTGATGCGTATACCTATTCCGCCATCTCCGCAAATATTATAAAATTGATATATATTTTATTTAAAAATAAAAATTTAGCTATGATGGGAATTGAACCCATGACCTCAGCGTTATGAGTGCTGTGCTCTAACCATCTGAGCTACATAGCTTTATAATTATTAATAAAAACAGTTTAAAATTAAAATATACTAAATTATAAAAAAATTATCAACAAATTTTAAAAATGTTTTAAAAAATAAAAATAATTTTATACTTAATTATTATATAATTAATAAAAATTGTAATAAAAATTGTAAAAAAAAATGAAAAATAATAATAAAAATATAAATACAAATTTTATATATAAAATAATTGAAAAAGATATGTTTAAAAATAATTCATTAAATGTTAAAACAAGATTTCCTCCAGAACCAAATGGTCATCTTCACATAGGTCATGCAAAATCAATTTTTATAAATTTTAATATATCAAAAAAATATTCAGGAAAATGCAATCTTAGATTTGATGATACAAATCCATTAAAAGAAAAAAAAAAATATATAAATTCAATAAAAAAAGATATAAAATGGTTAGGATTTAAATATAGTAAAAATATAAAATATGCATCTAATTATTTTGAAATATTTTATAAATATGCAATGATATTAATAAAAAAAGGATTAGCATATATAGACAAATTAAATAAAAAAGAAATAAAAAAATATAGAGGAAATTTAACAAAAAAAGGTAAAAATAGTCCATTTAGAAATAGAAAAATTAAAAAAAATATAAATTTATTTAAAAAAATGAAAAATGGATATTTCGAAGATGGAAGTATGTGTTTAAGAGCTAAAATAAATATGAAATCAAAAATAATTATAATGAGAGATCCAGTATTATATAGAATTATAAAAACTAAAAAACATCATCAAACAAAAAAAAAATGGTGTATATATCCTACATATGATTTCGCACATTGTATATCAGATTATATAGAAAAAATAACTCATTCTATTTGTACTACAGAATTTACAGACAATAAAATTTTATATAATTGGATATTAAAAAATATAGAAGTTAAAAATAAACCTAAACAATATGAATTTGCTAGATTAAATATTGAAAATAACATTCTTTCAAAAAGAAAAATACAAATATTAATTAAAAATAATATAATAAAAAATTGGTCAGATCCTAGACTATTAACAATATCTGGATTAAGAAAAAGAGGATATACTCCTGTATCAATAATGAATTTTTGTAATTATATAGGAATAACTAAAAAAGAAAATTTTATACAAATGTCTTATTTAGAACATTTTATAAAAAAAGATTTAGAAAATAAAGTAAAAAGAGCTATGGCTGTATTAAATCCTATAAAAGTTATAATATATAATTTACCAAAAAATTATAAAAAAATAATAAAAATACCAAATCATCCTAAAATAAAAAAATTTGGAACACAAAAAATTATACTTAGGAAAAAAATATATATAGAAAAAAAAGATTTTGAAGAAACATCAAAAAATAAAAAAAAACTTTTTATAAATGGAAAAGTAAAATTAAGATATTCATATTTTATAAAAGCAAAAAAAATAAAAAAAAATAAATTAAATAAAATAGAAAAAATTTATTGTAAATATTACAAAAAAATAACTAATAAAAAAAATAAAAAAAAAAAAAAAATTGCAATAATACATTGGATATCTATAAAAGATTCTATTAAAACAAAATTTAAAATATATAAAAATTTATTTAAAACTAAATATCCTGAAAAGAAAAAAAATATGATACAATATATAGATAAAAATTCAAAAAAAGTTAAAATAGGTTTTTCACAAAAAGATATATTATCTAAAATTTTAAAAAATTATATACAATTTGAAAGAATAGGATATTTTATGTTAAACAATTTAAAAAAACATAAAAATATTACTTTTACATGTATAACAAAATTAAAAAAATAATACAATTTTTTAAAACATTTTAAAAACTATTTAAAACTAAAAATTATAAAAAATAAAAATGTCAAAAATAAAAAAAATATTTGCAAGAGAAATAATAGATTCTAGAGGATATCCTACAATAGAATCTGAAGTATATTTAGAAGATGGATCTTTTGGAAAATCAAGTGTTCCATCAGGAGCTTCTACAGGATCTAAAGAAGCATTAGAACTAAGAGATAACGATAAAAAATATTTTTTTGGAAACGGAGTATTAACAGCAGTTAAAAATGTTAATAATATAATATCAAAAATATTAAAAAATAAAAATGCAAAAGAACAAGAAAAAATTGATGAAATAATGATAAAAGAAGATGGTACAAAAAATAAATCTAATTTAGGATCAAATTCAATACTTTCTGTATCATTAGCTATAGCAAAAGCATACTCAAAATATAAAAAAATTAATTTATATGAATATATATATAAATTATCTGATCAAAAAGAAAAAATAATAGTTCCAAGACCTATGATAAATATAATAAATGGTGGAAAACATTCTAATAATAATTTAGATATACAAGAATTTATGATACAACCTTCAAAAAATATATCAATAAAAAAATCTATAAGAATGGGATGTGAAGTTTTTCATTCACTATACAATATATTAAAAAAAAATAATATTAGTGTATCAGTAGGAGATGAAGGAGGTTTTGCGCCAAACTTGAAAAATAATGAAGAATCTTTTAAATTAATAGAAAAATCAATTAAAAATACAAAATATAAATTAGGAAAAGACATAAATATTGCTATAGATTGTGCTGGTTCAGAATTATACAACAAATTTACAAAAAAATATGAAATAAAAAGTGAAAAAAAATTTTTAAATTATAAAGAATTTACAAAATATTTAAAAAAAATGTCTGAGAAATATTTTATAAAATCTATAGAAGATGGATTAGAAGAAAATGACTGGAAAGGTTTTATATATCAAACAAAAAAAATTGGAAATGATATACAAATAGTTGGAGATGACTTGTTTGTAACTAATCCATTAATATTAAAAAAAGGAATTTTAAAAAAAGCTGCTAATGCCATTTTAATAAAATTAAATCAAATAGGAACTTTAACAGAAACATTAAAAACTATTAACTTAGCAAAAAAACATAAATATAACACAATTATTTCTCATAGATCTGGAGAAACAGAAGATACTTTTATATCTGATCTATCTATAGGGACTATATCAGGACAAATAAAAACAGGGTCTATGTCTAGATCAGAAAGAACTTGTAAATATAATAGATTAATTAGAATAGAAGAACAATTAATAAAACAAAACTATAAAATTAAGATATAAAAAACAAATAAAAATATTTTTATAAAAAAATGAAAAATAAAACTTTTATAATAGATGGCACCTATTATATGTATAAATATTATTTTGCAATACCAATGTTAAGAAACAATTTTGGAAAACCAACAAATATAATATATGGATTTATTAACATGATAAATATAATTTATAAAAAATATAATCCAAATAATATAATATTTGTATTTGATTCTAAAAAAAAAAATTTTAGAAAAAAAATATTTAAAAAATATAAAAAAAATAGATCTATTATGCCAAAAGAAATTATAGATCAAATAAAACCATTAAACTTTTTAATAAAAAATTTAGGAATACCTATAGTAAGTATACCATTAATAGAAGCAGATGATACAATTGGAATATTATCAAAAATAGAAAACAAAAAAAAAAATTATGTATTTATATTAACTAATGACAAAGACATATATCAAATAATAAATTCAAAAACATTTATTTTAGAAAATTTCTATAAAATAATAGGAAAAAATGAAGTAAAAGAAAAATACAAAATATTTCCAAAAAATATACCAGATTATTTATCATTAGTAGGAGATAAATCTGATAATATACCTGGAGTTCCATGTATAGGAAAAAAAACAGCACAAATACTTATAAAAAAATATAAAAATTTAAAAAATATATATAAAAATATAGAAGAAATAAAATATTTAAATATAAAAAACAAAATAAAAATAATAAAAAATTTAAAAGAAAAAAAAAAAGAAACAATATTTTCATTAAAACTTACTAGATTAAATTTAAATTTTAAAATAAAAAATAAACTTAAAAATTTAAAATTAAAAAATCCAAATATAAAAAAATTAAATATATTTTTTAAAGAAAACAATTTTAAAAATAAAATAATATTTAAAAATATAACTTTTTAAAAAATAATAAATATAAAATAATTTTTTAAAAAAATATTTTTTATTAAAATAATTTAAAATAATTTAAAAAAAAATA
The genomic region above belongs to Buchnera aphidicola (Ceratovacuna keduensis) and contains:
- the eno gene encoding phosphopyruvate hydratase, with protein sequence MSKIKKIFAREIIDSRGYPTIESEVYLEDGSFGKSSVPSGASTGSKEALELRDNDKKYFFGNGVLTAVKNVNNIISKILKNKNAKEQEKIDEIMIKEDGTKNKSNLGSNSILSVSLAIAKAYSKYKKINLYEYIYKLSDQKEKIIVPRPMINIINGGKHSNNNLDIQEFMIQPSKNISIKKSIRMGCEVFHSLYNILKKNNISVSVGDEGGFAPNLKNNEESFKLIEKSIKNTKYKLGKDINIAIDCAGSELYNKFTKKYEIKSEKKFLNYKEFTKYLKKMSEKYFIKSIEDGLEENDWKGFIYQTKKIGNDIQIVGDDLFVTNPLILKKGILKKAANAILIKLNQIGTLTETLKTINLAKKHKYNTIISHRSGETEDTFISDLSIGTISGQIKTGSMSRSERTCKYNRLIRIEEQLIKQNYKIKI
- the glnS gene encoding glutamine--tRNA ligase, producing the protein MKNNNKNINTNFIYKIIEKDMFKNNSLNVKTRFPPEPNGHLHIGHAKSIFINFNISKKYSGKCNLRFDDTNPLKEKKKYINSIKKDIKWLGFKYSKNIKYASNYFEIFYKYAMILIKKGLAYIDKLNKKEIKKYRGNLTKKGKNSPFRNRKIKKNINLFKKMKNGYFEDGSMCLRAKINMKSKIIIMRDPVLYRIIKTKKHHQTKKKWCIYPTYDFAHCISDYIEKITHSICTTEFTDNKILYNWILKNIEVKNKPKQYEFARLNIENNILSKRKIQILIKNNIIKNWSDPRLLTISGLRKRGYTPVSIMNFCNYIGITKKENFIQMSYLEHFIKKDLENKVKRAMAVLNPIKVIIYNLPKNYKKIIKIPNHPKIKKFGTQKIILRKKIYIEKKDFEETSKNKKKLFINGKVKLRYSYFIKAKKIKKNKLNKIEKIYCKYYKKITNKKNKKKKKIAIIHWISIKDSIKTKFKIYKNLFKTKYPEKKKNMIQYIDKNSKKVKIGFSQKDILSKILKNYIQFERIGYFMLNNLKKHKNITFTCITKLKK
- a CDS encoding 5'-3' exonuclease; its protein translation is MKNKTFIIDGTYYMYKYYFAIPMLRNNFGKPTNIIYGFINMINIIYKKYNPNNIIFVFDSKKKNFRKKIFKKYKKNRSIMPKEIIDQIKPLNFLIKNLGIPIVSIPLIEADDTIGILSKIENKKKNYVFILTNDKDIYQIINSKTFILENFYKIIGKNEVKEKYKIFPKNIPDYLSLVGDKSDNIPGVPCIGKKTAQILIKKYKNLKNIYKNIEEIKYLNIKNKIKIIKNLKEKKKETIFSLKLTRLNLNFKIKNKLKNLKLKNPNIKKLNIFFKENNFKNKIIFKNITF
- the rpiA gene encoding ribose-5-phosphate isomerase RpiA yields the protein MNIKKLKKMSSIAALKYITKDSILGIGTGSTVITFIKQLKKVSNFIRGVVSSSKISSFYLKKYNIKIFDSREIDNIEIYIDGTDEINDNMQMIKGGGGALTGEKILAGMSKTFVCIADFTKKVSILGKNNPVPIEIISISYSFVKKKIIELGGYPVLRKNFFTDYNNIIIDVYNLFLKDPVKIEKKINNIPGVVTVGIFSIRKADVALISHKNKIEEIKK